In the Pseudochaenichthys georgianus chromosome 1, fPseGeo1.2, whole genome shotgun sequence genome, one interval contains:
- the LOC117446662 gene encoding endothelial cell-selective adhesion molecule isoform X1 → MASNGVLLLFTFIHLSIGHAAFVQLEVRAENVGKYGQQSLLECVYIHSQEAEGGKLVWVDWKKEGVEEALLSYHEGSTTAESGYSFAEPSWNTTNRNVSLLITSTSVKDQGEYTCNVMTESGAGIKNTRLKVTAKYNKPAIKFDPQTSTLMCDSDSGYPEGQLRWFDEFGTEWTKSSQMEAKKTESGLFNLSSKLTLMDGSTFSSYTCKVFNVSGGKEEEATYTVQEPEKTGRAQGNKVDGTTKVVAPLVVIGSLIVGLLLLMLLLYKRRSQLVRRFSIRPLIMGDRQPVDTCDSPVEQGEDQSCPDSPA, encoded by the exons ATGGCCTCAAATGGTGTCCTTCTTTTGTTCACTTTCATCCATCTCAGCATTGGACATGCAG CTTTTGTACAACTGGAAGTCCGTGCTGAAAATGTGGGGAAATATGGCCAGCAGTCATTGCTGGAATGTGTTTACATACACTCACAAGAAGCAGAGGGTGGAAAACTCGTCTGGGTCGATTGGAAAAAAGAGGGAGTTGAAGAAGCATTACTGTCTTATCACGAAGGTAGCACTACAGCAGAGTCAGGCTATTCATTTGCTGAGCCGTCCTGGAACACCACAAACAGGAACGTCTCCCTGCTCATTACCAGCACTTCTGTAAAGGACCAGGGAGAATATACATGTAACGTGATGACAGAAAGTGGAGCAGGAATCAAAAACACCCGCCTTAAAGTAACAG CCAAGTACAACAAACCAGCTATAAAATTCGACCCTCAGACAAGTACCCTGATGTGCGATTCCGACAGTGGCTATCCAGAAGGTCAACTTCGCTGGTTTGATGAGTTCGGCACAGAGTGGACCAAAAGCTCTCAAATGGAGGCGAAGAAGACTGAAAGTGGTCTGTTTAACCTCTCCAGTAAGCTGACTTTGATGGACGGATCTACTTTCTCCAGCTACACTTGCAAAGTGTTTAATGTCAGTGGAGGAAAAGAGGAAGAGGCCACATATACAGTACAAGAGCCAGAAAAGACAG GACGTGCCCAGGGGAATAAGGTGGATGGCACCACCAAAGTAGTCGCTCCTTTGGTGGTCATCGGATCCCTGATCGTAgggttgctgctgctgatgctgctgctttacaAAAGGCGATCTCAAC TGGTCCGGAGGTTCTCTATACGACCCCTTATTATGG
- the LOC117446662 gene encoding endothelial cell-selective adhesion molecule isoform X2 — MASNGVLLLFTFIHLSIGHAAFVQLEVRAENVGKYGQQSLLECVYIHSQEAEGGKLVWVDWKKEGVEEALLSYHEGSTTAESGYSFAEPSWNTTNRNVSLLITSTSVKDQGEYTCNVMTESGAGIKNTRLKVTAKYNKPAIKFDPQTSTLMCDSDSGYPEGQLRWFDEFGTEWTKSSQMEAKKTESGLFNLSSKLTLMDGSTFSSYTCKVFNVSGGKEEEATYTVQEPEKTGRAQGNKVDGTTKVVAPLVVIGSLIVGLLLLMLLLYKRRSQRDRQPVDTCDSPVEQGEDQSCPDSPA, encoded by the exons ATGGCCTCAAATGGTGTCCTTCTTTTGTTCACTTTCATCCATCTCAGCATTGGACATGCAG CTTTTGTACAACTGGAAGTCCGTGCTGAAAATGTGGGGAAATATGGCCAGCAGTCATTGCTGGAATGTGTTTACATACACTCACAAGAAGCAGAGGGTGGAAAACTCGTCTGGGTCGATTGGAAAAAAGAGGGAGTTGAAGAAGCATTACTGTCTTATCACGAAGGTAGCACTACAGCAGAGTCAGGCTATTCATTTGCTGAGCCGTCCTGGAACACCACAAACAGGAACGTCTCCCTGCTCATTACCAGCACTTCTGTAAAGGACCAGGGAGAATATACATGTAACGTGATGACAGAAAGTGGAGCAGGAATCAAAAACACCCGCCTTAAAGTAACAG CCAAGTACAACAAACCAGCTATAAAATTCGACCCTCAGACAAGTACCCTGATGTGCGATTCCGACAGTGGCTATCCAGAAGGTCAACTTCGCTGGTTTGATGAGTTCGGCACAGAGTGGACCAAAAGCTCTCAAATGGAGGCGAAGAAGACTGAAAGTGGTCTGTTTAACCTCTCCAGTAAGCTGACTTTGATGGACGGATCTACTTTCTCCAGCTACACTTGCAAAGTGTTTAATGTCAGTGGAGGAAAAGAGGAAGAGGCCACATATACAGTACAAGAGCCAGAAAAGACAG GACGTGCCCAGGGGAATAAGGTGGATGGCACCACCAAAGTAGTCGCTCCTTTGGTGGTCATCGGATCCCTGATCGTAgggttgctgctgctgatgctgctgctttacaAAAGGCGATCTCAAC